In Candidatus Methanomethylophilus alvi Mx1201, a genomic segment contains:
- a CDS encoding NADH-quinone oxidoreductase subunit A: MSLIASYLPFLFVGIMSLGFAPLAWLVSRFIRPSKSTEWTEETYECGSTPIGNTRIQFRMQYYAFALIFVVFDLIVTFLLIWSVAFDGLSTNATVWLLIFLGIMLLGVVYSLKKEENIWI; encoded by the coding sequence TCACTAATCGCAAGCTACTTGCCATTCTTATTCGTAGGGATAATGTCCCTCGGATTTGCGCCATTGGCATGGTTGGTTTCGAGGTTCATCAGGCCTTCGAAGTCGACAGAGTGGACCGAGGAGACATACGAGTGCGGTTCGACCCCGATAGGAAATACGCGTATCCAGTTCAGGATGCAGTACTACGCTTTCGCTTTGATTTTCGTGGTATTCGACCTGATTGTCACGTTCCTTCTTATCTGGTCCGTCGCCTTTGACGGATTGTCTACAAACGCTACCGTTTGGCTTCTCATCTTCCTCGGAATCATGCTTTTGGGAGTCGTGTACTCTTTGAAGAAGGAGGAAAACATATGGATATGA
- a CDS encoding NADH-quinone oxidoreductase subunit B, whose product MDMSLYPHAVAMSADEFMSWSTAMINDLMSSGTRRTIDKLTGPIWAWAMKNSMHPLHWGLACCALEMAQASAPRFDAERYGMIYRSSPRQTDILLVNGWISKKIRPHIRRLWEEIPAPKWAVAMGECAISGGPWYDSYNTVQGLDQIVPVDLYIPGCPARPDAMIDGFMLLQKKIDNYFRRGAFLKD is encoded by the coding sequence ATGGATATGAGCCTCTACCCGCACGCCGTGGCCATGAGTGCCGATGAGTTCATGAGCTGGTCTACAGCCATGATCAACGACCTCATGAGTTCCGGTACCAGGAGGACCATCGACAAACTCACCGGACCCATCTGGGCCTGGGCTATGAAGAACTCGATGCACCCCCTGCACTGGGGACTGGCTTGCTGTGCCCTTGAGATGGCGCAGGCTTCCGCCCCCCGTTTTGATGCAGAGCGTTACGGAATGATCTACAGGTCTTCTCCCAGGCAGACCGACATTCTCCTGGTCAACGGATGGATCTCCAAGAAGATCCGCCCCCACATCAGGAGGCTTTGGGAGGAGATTCCCGCACCCAAGTGGGCAGTCGCCATGGGCGAGTGTGCCATCTCGGGAGGGCCCTGGTACGACTCTTATAACACCGTACAGGGACTGGACCAGATCGTTCCGGTGGACCTCTACATCCCCGGATGCCCCGCAAGGCCGGATGCTATGATCGACGGTTTCATGCTCCTGCAGAAGAAGATTGACAACTACTTCAGAAGAGGAGCATTCCTCAAGGACTGA
- a CDS encoding NADH-quinone oxidoreductase subunit C, with protein sequence MDTEIREYQDSWEGEIKGKLESQFPGKLTVTGTETRRVYVKADKAIIHDLCKFLHDELRFEHCASIAGVDMKDYMQVVYHIDNYTTYKGEMVEITTDLPNDDLHVHTVSDIWGGANWHERETWELFGIVFDEHPRLERLLTPDTYEFFPFRKSYKLRGWE encoded by the coding sequence ATGGATACGGAAATTCGTGAATATCAGGACTCCTGGGAAGGAGAGATCAAAGGGAAACTGGAGAGCCAGTTCCCCGGAAAACTTACCGTCACCGGTACCGAGACCCGCAGGGTCTACGTGAAGGCCGACAAGGCCATCATCCACGACCTCTGCAAGTTCCTCCACGACGAACTCAGATTCGAGCACTGCGCCTCCATAGCCGGTGTCGACATGAAGGACTACATGCAGGTCGTCTACCACATTGACAACTACACTACCTACAAGGGAGAGATGGTCGAGATTACTACCGATCTGCCCAACGACGACCTCCACGTGCACACCGTCTCCGACATCTGGGGCGGCGCCAACTGGCACGAGAGGGAGACCTGGGAGCTGTTCGGTATCGTATTCGACGAGCACCCGAGGCTTGAGAGGCTTCTTACGCCCGACACCTACGAGTTCTTCCCCTTCAGGAAATCCTACAAGCTCAGGGGATGGGAATGA
- a CDS encoding NADH-quinone oxidoreductase subunit D, with protein METRQLENVAIAEGSLPVDAATEALFKAETAKMDTDKMWIIMGPQHPFSHGLWTLKIQVDGEMVTDADPIVGYLHRGWEKEVENRTYPKIIPMADRLCYAASMTYTHLFCMACEKALDMEIPEKAKYIRIVADEVNRLQSHLMWLAAVGTDLGNLTVFLWASREREFWMDMNVRLCGARMTTNYPRIGGVRNDTPDIFDRDIIRCCDHFDKALWEIIGIIDDNSTYTHRMIGNGILTREKCANLGITGPAARGTGVDFDIRRDDPYDNYDKIDFDVPVLTAGDSYARYMVRIEELFQSTRIIRQAVEKIKALGKNAPYRLKAPMNIPAGRHFARLEDPRGESMMYLVSDGTDKPYRLKVRSPIFVNVSASKDLVQGCRIADVPVIMAMIDMCLGETDR; from the coding sequence ATGGAGACCCGGCAGCTTGAGAACGTGGCTATCGCCGAAGGCAGTCTCCCTGTCGATGCTGCTACCGAAGCATTGTTCAAGGCCGAGACGGCAAAGATGGATACCGACAAGATGTGGATCATCATGGGTCCGCAGCACCCGTTCTCCCACGGTCTCTGGACCCTCAAGATCCAGGTCGACGGAGAAATGGTCACTGACGCAGACCCCATCGTCGGATACCTTCACAGGGGATGGGAGAAAGAGGTCGAGAACAGGACCTACCCCAAGATCATCCCCATGGCGGACCGTCTCTGCTATGCTGCATCTATGACCTACACCCACCTCTTCTGTATGGCCTGCGAGAAGGCTCTCGACATGGAGATACCGGAGAAGGCGAAGTACATCAGGATCGTGGCCGACGAGGTCAACCGTCTGCAGTCCCACCTCATGTGGCTCGCAGCCGTCGGAACCGACCTTGGAAACCTCACCGTGTTCCTGTGGGCTTCCAGGGAGAGGGAGTTCTGGATGGATATGAACGTCAGGCTCTGCGGGGCCAGGATGACCACCAACTACCCCCGTATCGGAGGAGTCAGGAACGACACCCCCGACATTTTCGACAGGGACATCATCAGGTGCTGCGACCACTTCGACAAGGCGCTCTGGGAGATCATCGGTATCATCGACGACAACTCCACCTACACCCACAGGATGATCGGCAACGGTATCCTGACCAGGGAGAAGTGCGCCAACCTCGGAATCACCGGTCCTGCCGCAAGGGGAACCGGAGTGGACTTCGATATCCGCCGCGACGACCCCTATGACAACTACGACAAGATCGATTTCGATGTGCCAGTACTGACCGCTGGAGATTCCTACGCAAGGTACATGGTAAGGATCGAGGAACTGTTCCAGTCCACCAGGATCATCAGGCAGGCCGTCGAGAAGATCAAGGCGCTCGGAAAGAACGCCCCGTACAGGCTCAAGGCCCCCATGAACATCCCTGCGGGCAGGCATTTCGCCAGGCTCGAGGATCCCCGTGGAGAGTCCATGATGTATCTGGTGTCCGACGGAACCGACAAGCCCTACAGGCTGAAGGTCCGCAGCCCTATCTTCGTCAACGTCTCTGCTTCCAAGGACCTCGTCCAGGGATGCAGGATCGCAGATGTGCCAGTCATCATGGCAATGATCGATATGTGTCTTGGAGAGACCGACAGGTGA
- a CDS encoding complex I subunit 1/NuoH family protein — protein MTGYTSLLDWISYPDPLANPYYPFGDVYNLPYDIALKLWDIIGGTLAWLINLIFPGNGVSEWLVCDMTSNFFALVLFMVIVFAVAFVAVLVSLWEERKVLGRGMDRRGTMIGMWGFLQCVADGFKTFMKDNISSTKVDKMGYWWTVALIIGTSVLIDCMIPLSHRWFVVDYGTGLLIIMALYALAPFFILVSGWAQNNKYSLIGGIRAAEMMMAYEVPILIVIATTCLLAGSFNINDIVNAQYDNVWFIIPEFIGFITFFMCATAESERAPFDLAEAESELVEGWQTEYAGMKWGLIMLADYLRGACSCGMIVILFFGGWTLPFIDLGSWTSWWPVPEAVFLLKAWFVFLLMIILRLAVARVRTDTILNLGWKVFMPLSIVNLVVVLLLKVGGIF, from the coding sequence ATGACCGGTTACACAAGTCTTCTCGACTGGATCAGCTACCCTGACCCGCTGGCCAACCCTTACTACCCGTTCGGTGACGTCTACAACCTGCCGTACGATATCGCCCTCAAACTGTGGGACATCATCGGTGGAACCCTCGCCTGGCTCATCAACCTGATCTTCCCGGGCAACGGCGTCTCCGAGTGGCTTGTCTGTGACATGACCAGCAACTTCTTCGCGCTGGTCCTATTCATGGTCATCGTCTTCGCCGTCGCATTCGTGGCCGTCCTAGTTTCCCTATGGGAGGAGCGTAAGGTCCTCGGTAGGGGTATGGACAGACGCGGAACCATGATCGGTATGTGGGGATTCCTGCAGTGCGTCGCCGACGGATTCAAGACCTTCATGAAGGACAACATCTCCTCGACCAAGGTCGACAAGATGGGATACTGGTGGACTGTGGCGCTCATCATCGGCACCTCCGTCCTCATCGACTGTATGATCCCCCTGTCCCACAGGTGGTTCGTCGTCGACTACGGGACTGGACTGCTCATCATCATGGCGCTCTACGCTCTGGCACCGTTCTTCATCCTCGTGTCCGGATGGGCTCAGAACAACAAGTACTCGCTTATCGGAGGTATCCGTGCGGCCGAGATGATGATGGCTTACGAGGTTCCTATCCTCATCGTCATCGCCACCACCTGCCTGCTCGCCGGTTCCTTCAACATCAACGACATCGTCAACGCCCAGTACGACAACGTGTGGTTCATCATACCCGAATTCATAGGATTCATCACGTTCTTCATGTGCGCGACAGCCGAATCCGAGCGTGCTCCGTTCGACCTTGCAGAGGCCGAATCCGAGCTCGTCGAGGGATGGCAGACCGAGTACGCCGGAATGAAGTGGGGACTCATCATGCTGGCAGACTACCTCAGGGGAGCCTGCTCCTGCGGAATGATCGTCATTCTGTTCTTCGGCGGATGGACCCTGCCGTTCATAGACCTTGGATCCTGGACCTCCTGGTGGCCTGTGCCCGAGGCTGTGTTCCTGCTCAAGGCCTGGTTCGTGTTCCTGCTCATGATCATCCTCAGGCTGGCTGTAGCAAGGGTCAGGACGGATACCATCCTGAACCTCGGATGGAAGGTTTTCATGCCTCTGTCCATCGTCAACCTGGTGGTCGTCCTGCTGCTTAAGGTAGGAGGGATCTTCTGA